In Aegilops tauschii subsp. strangulata cultivar AL8/78 chromosome 3, Aet v6.0, whole genome shotgun sequence, one genomic interval encodes:
- the LOC109740745 gene encoding uncharacterized protein, producing the protein MAFHQRSISLPSRPHVSETEVAQELHRLEASISSSNSISMMCDGLRSLANIYDGLEEIICLPSNQVCSSQQRNMLDGEMECSIELLDLCSTMQGTFAEMMAIIQELQLALRKGDDAAAQAKIQSFIRLGKKARKHFKKSAKKPAFDKMVMLLTKAREICISLLESTLHLLLKQIEMPKQSLVCKAFYKKKEIVCKEEQLQELECSIEDLQNGAGDLFRKLVQNRVSLLNILSS; encoded by the coding sequence ATGGCTTTCCACCAAAGATCGATAAGTTTGCCTTCTAGGCCTCACGTCAGTGAGACCGAAGTCGCGCAAGAGCTCCACCGCCTAGAAGCAAGTATCTCTTCCTCCAATTCCATCAGCATGATGTGTGATGGTCTCAGGAGTCTCGCAAACATCTACGATGGTCTTGAAGAGATTATTTGCCTACCAAGCAACCAAGTTTGCTCCTCCCAGCAGAGGAACATGTTGGATGGAGAGATGGAATGCTCCATTGAGCTGTTAGATCTCTGCAGCACCATGCAAGGGACCTTCGCCGAGATGATGGCCATCATCCAAGAGCTCCAACTGGCTCTAAGAAAAGGAGATGATGCAGCTGCTCAAGCCAAGATCCAGTCTTTTATTCGCTTGGGGAAGAAGGCCAGGAAACATTTCAAGAAGTCTGCCAAGAAGCCTGCATTTGACAAGATGGTCATGCTCTTGACCAAGGCAAGAGAGATCTGCATCTCTCTGTTGGAGTCCACACTCCATCTCTTGTTGAAGCAAATTGAAATGCCAAAGCAGTCTCTTGTCTGCAAGGCATTTTACAAGAAGAAGGAAATTGTCTGCAAGGAGGAACAATTGCAGGAGTTAGAGTGCAGTATCGAAGATCTTCAGAATGGAGCAGGAGATTTGTTCAGGAAATTAGTCCAGAACAGAGTTTCTCTTTTAAACATTCTTAGCTCATAG